The following proteins come from a genomic window of Deltaproteobacteria bacterium CG2_30_66_27:
- a CDS encoding ribonuclease Y — translation MNMSMALIAVLAALAVGLGVYVAFLLSGKKGTLDKVRADARAEAEKAEEILRSSRKEAANILKEAALQAKDHLLQVKIDFEKETRERKNELSQLEKRLLQKEDQFDRRNDQVEARATEYAKKEQEIAEQTRKLNAAQADLDARLAATRADLERVAGLSAEQAKAEIVELIAEDAKMEAGKKIRVMDEEFKEEATQKARKMISLAVQRYAADYVAEHVVSAVPLPSEEMKGRIIGREGRNIRAFEAATGIDVIIDDTPEAVILSGFNPVRREIARISLTRLLQDGRIHPARIEETVEKVTREVEETTREAGEQALFDLGIHGVHAELVKLIGRLKYRTSYGQNIYTHSLEVAFLCGMIASELGLNAKTAKRAGLLHDIGKAVDHEVEGPHALIGADLARKYGESAKIVHAIGAHHEDESPKDILPILVQAADALSGARPGARREMLANYLKRLGDLEAIAKSFPGVEKSYAIQAGREIRIIVDYQKIGDDAATLLARDIAKKIETDLSYPGQIRVTVIRETRAVEYAR, via the coding sequence TTGAATATGTCGATGGCGCTCATCGCGGTCCTCGCGGCGCTGGCCGTGGGGCTCGGCGTGTACGTGGCGTTCCTGCTTTCCGGGAAAAAGGGCACGCTGGACAAGGTTCGGGCCGACGCGCGGGCCGAGGCGGAGAAGGCGGAGGAGATCCTCCGGAGCTCCCGGAAGGAGGCCGCGAACATCCTGAAGGAGGCCGCCCTCCAGGCCAAGGACCATCTGCTGCAGGTCAAGATCGACTTCGAGAAGGAGACGCGGGAACGGAAGAACGAGCTAAGCCAGCTCGAGAAGCGGCTCCTCCAGAAAGAGGACCAGTTCGACCGGAGGAACGACCAGGTCGAGGCGCGCGCCACCGAGTACGCGAAGAAGGAGCAGGAGATCGCGGAACAGACCCGGAAGCTCAATGCGGCCCAGGCGGATCTCGACGCCCGGCTGGCGGCGACCCGGGCCGACCTCGAGCGGGTGGCGGGCCTTTCGGCCGAGCAGGCCAAGGCGGAAATCGTGGAGTTGATCGCCGAGGATGCCAAGATGGAAGCCGGCAAGAAGATCCGCGTCATGGACGAGGAGTTCAAGGAGGAGGCGACGCAGAAGGCCCGGAAGATGATCTCCCTGGCCGTCCAGCGGTACGCGGCGGACTACGTCGCCGAGCACGTCGTGAGCGCGGTGCCGCTCCCGTCCGAGGAGATGAAGGGGCGCATCATCGGTCGCGAGGGGCGGAACATCCGCGCCTTCGAAGCCGCCACCGGCATCGACGTCATCATCGACGACACCCCCGAGGCGGTCATCCTGTCCGGCTTCAACCCGGTCCGCCGTGAGATCGCGAGGATCTCCCTGACCCGCCTCCTCCAGGACGGGAGGATCCACCCGGCCCGGATCGAGGAGACGGTCGAGAAGGTGACCAGGGAGGTGGAGGAGACGACCCGCGAGGCGGGGGAGCAGGCGCTCTTCGACCTTGGGATCCACGGCGTCCACGCGGAGCTCGTGAAGCTGATCGGGAGGCTGAAGTACCGGACCTCGTACGGGCAGAACATCTACACCCACTCTCTCGAAGTGGCGTTTCTGTGCGGGATGATCGCCTCGGAGCTGGGGCTGAACGCCAAGACCGCCAAGCGTGCGGGACTGCTCCACGACATCGGAAAGGCGGTCGACCACGAGGTCGAGGGGCCGCACGCGCTGATCGGGGCCGACCTGGCCCGGAAATACGGCGAGTCCGCGAAGATCGTCCACGCGATCGGGGCGCACCATGAGGACGAGTCGCCCAAGGACATCCTGCCGATCCTGGTCCAGGCGGCGGACGCCCTGTCCGGCGCCCGGCCGGGGGCGCGCCGCGAGATGCTGGCGAACTACCTCAAGCGTCTCGGGGACCTTGAAGCGATCGCGAAGTCGTTCCCCGGCGTGGAGAAATCGTACGCGATCCAGGCGGGGCGGGAGATCCGCATCATCGTCGACTACCAGAAGATCGGGGACGACGCGGCGACCCTTCTCGCCCGCGACATCGCGAAGAAGATCGAGACGGACCTCTCGTATCCCGGCCAGATCCGCGTGACGGTGATCCGCGAGACCCGCGCCGTCGAGTACGCGAGGTAG
- a CDS encoding 5-formyltetrahydrofolate cyclo-ligase has protein sequence MLVLERKEILRREGRIRCRERSISTVSAEAGERAQEHFLREFPPRAGVSAALYCALAGEIPTDRIRHAYLGAGARLYYPRTTESRTLAFYPHREGDGWETGPYGISEPPKPTGVEPRLAGWDIVVIPGLAFDRRGNRLGHGFGYYDRFLGGLPKSVPRVGLAFAGQLVPEVPVDAWDVPVHALVTEEGVIRAANASGPLNHR, from the coding sequence ATGCTTGTCCTTGAGCGCAAGGAGATCCTTCGCAGGGAAGGCCGTATCCGGTGCAGGGAGCGGTCCATATCGACGGTTTCGGCCGAGGCCGGGGAACGTGCGCAGGAACACTTTCTTCGGGAGTTTCCCCCACGGGCTGGGGTCTCCGCGGCCCTGTACTGCGCGCTGGCCGGCGAGATCCCTACCGATCGGATCCGGCACGCGTATCTTGGGGCGGGAGCCCGGCTCTACTATCCCCGGACCACGGAGAGTCGAACGCTCGCCTTCTACCCGCACCGGGAAGGGGACGGTTGGGAAACGGGGCCGTACGGGATCTCCGAGCCGCCCAAACCGACGGGCGTCGAACCGAGGCTGGCGGGATGGGACATCGTCGTTATCCCGGGCCTCGCCTTCGATCGGCGGGGGAACCGTCTCGGGCACGGGTTCGGGTATTACGACCGGTTCCTCGGAGGACTGCCGAAGAGCGTGCCGCGTGTCGGGCTTGCCTTCGCGGGCCAGTTGGTTCCGGAAGTGCCGGTCGACGCCTGGGACGTCCCCGTCCACGCGTTGGTGACGGAAGAAGGGGTGATCCGGGCCGCGAACGCGTCCGGTCCCCTGAACCATAGATGA